CGCGCGCCGGGGTCGGAACGGCGATCCTGGGTCTGAGTTGGGCCGACTTCCGTCGGCCCGCGTCAGCGGGTCTCGCGGTGGATGGTGTGCTTGCCGTCCCGGGGGCAGAACTTCTTCAGCTCGATGCGGTCCGGGTCGTTACGGCGGTTCTTACGCGTGATGTAGTTGCGCTCCTTGCACTCCACACACGCCAGGGTGATCTTCGGACGGACATCAGTCGCCTTGGCCACGGTGGGGCGCCCCTCTCGTCAACGGATTCGACTAACGATGTACCAGCGTAGACGCCTGCCACGCGGACATGCAAAGTGGGCGCCCAAGGCGCCCTCTCGGTTCGGCCTCCGGGCTAACCGGCGACCGAGAGTAGCGGTGGCCGGACTTGAACCGGCGACACAACGATTATGAGCCGTTTGCTCTACCAACTGAGCTACACCGCTGTGGGCGGGTCCAGCTGAACCCTTTGAGCCCCCTTACGGAATCGAACCGTAGACCTTCTCCTTACCATGGAGACGCTCTGCCGACTGAGCTAAGGGGGCACCGCGCGATCTTTCCGGCTGGCGCGCAGAGGTAAGAGTACACGGCGTACGGCACGAGGTGAAATCAGATCCCCGGTCGCGTTCCGGGGCATCGGACCGGCCGGTGGACCGGCTCAGGGCACCGCCCGCAGCCGCCGTACGTCGGCACCGCTCGGGTGGGCCTCGGACTCCGACTGGGCCGCGAACCACGCCTCCAGCCGCTCGTACGGCAGTGGACGGCTGAACAGGAATCCCTGCCCGATCTGGCAGCCGATGTCCTGTAGCAGTTCCAGGGTGAGTTCGCTCTCCACGCCCTCGGCGACCACCGCCAGACCGAACTGCTGGGAGAGCGTCACCACCGCGTTGACGATGGCCAGGTCCACTGGGTCGGTCGCCATCCCCTGCACGAAGGAGCGGTCGACCTTGACCTCGTTGACCGGCAGTCGACGGAGGTAGGAGAGCGAGGAGTGGCCGGTGCCGAAGTCGTCGACGGCGAGCCGTACCCCGATGTCCCGCAGCCGGCGCAGCCCCGGTACCGCGCGTTCGGTGCCGTCCAGCACACCGGCTTCCTTGATCTCCAGGGTGAGCAGTTCCGGGGCGACGCCGTACTCGGCGAGCAGATCCCGCACCAGGGCGGGGAACTGCTGGTCGCCGAGGGTGCGCGCGGAGACGTTCACCCCGACCGCCAGCGACTCGCCACCGACGCTCCAGTCACGACTGCGCCGCAGCGCCTCCCGGAGGACCATCTCGGTCAGCCGGCCGAGTTGGCCGGTGTGCTCGGCCACCGCCACGAAGTCCTCCGGAGCGACCTCGCCGTGTGCCGGATGCTCCCAACGCGCCAGGCACTCGACGCCGACGAACCGTCGGTTCCGCAAGGTGACCTTCGGCTGGTAGTAGACCTGCACCTCGGCGTTGTCCAGAGCCCGCCGCAGGTCCCCGGCGAGACCGAGCCGGTGCGACGACCGCGACTCCAGCCCGGGGCTGAAC
The nucleotide sequence above comes from Plantactinospora soyae. Encoded proteins:
- the rpmG gene encoding 50S ribosomal protein L33; this translates as MAKATDVRPKITLACVECKERNYITRKNRRNDPDRIELKKFCPRDGKHTIHRETR